A genomic segment from Nicotiana tabacum cultivar K326 chromosome 7, ASM71507v2, whole genome shotgun sequence encodes:
- the LOC107772033 gene encoding RGS1-HXK1-interacting protein 1, with the protein MAAIAESSEANADSPSPSPSPSLPADRVKHEDKSDTVGQGLGEFVPWIDNAVQQAQLAQKTVENTLENAIVVTKSRLDRLLTTSSVHFNQTLDSLQDLKSEYSVYEDLVFGKIREGLLLAASHPLTTTGAVLGVGVLGLKRPRRFLYYSAMRLFVSEEALLSRADAKVKELQKSIDFLKAESAKLENRAVQAEGEMIRGRTKLRQAGKQIRSVIQSAYRIERQAAGLKDVLRELPRREVSRFRSQVSNLASEAKKERNVLTKEVTKISNYGISV; encoded by the exons ATGGCGGCAATCGCCGAATCATCTGAAGCAAATGCAGACTCGCCGTCGCCGTCGCCGTCTCCGTCGTTACCAGCAGATAGAGTTAAGCATGAAGACAAGTCGGATACCGTGGGACAGGGACTTGGAGAGTTCGTCCCATGGATCGACAACGCAGTGCAACAGGCGCAGCTTGCACAGAAGACAGTAGAAAACACATTAGAGAATGCAATTGTGGTGACCAAATCTCGTCTTGATCGTCTTTTAACCACCTCCTCTGTACACTTCAATCAAACACTT GATTCCTTGCAAGATCTGAAGTCTGAATATAGCGTATATGAGGACTTGGTTTTTGGGAAGATCAGAG AGGGTCTTCTCCTCGCTGCTTCACACCCCCTAACAACTACTGGAGCTGTTCTTGGTGTTGGAGTCCTGGGTCTGAAAA GGCCAAGACGTTTCTTGTACTACAGTGCAATGCGGCTATTTGTGAGTGAAGAG GCCTTGCTTTCTAGGGCCGATGCAAAAGTCAAAGAGTTACAGAAATCAATTGACTTTCTGAAGGCTGAAAGTGCGAAGTTGGAG AATCGGGCAGTACAAGCTGAAGGAGAGATGATACGTGGAAGGACTAAACTCAG GCAAGCAGGCAAACAAATCCGTAGTGTCATACAGTCAGCTTATAGGATAGAAAGGCAAGCTGCAG GCCTGAAAGATGTTCTTAGGGAGCTTCCACGAAGAGAAGTTTCACGATTCCGGTCACAA GTTTCCAACCTTGCTTCAGAGgcaaaaaaggaaaggaatgtTCTCACCAAGGAAGTTACGAAGATAAGCAATTATGGCATATCCGTCTGA